The following are encoded in a window of Halosolutus halophilus genomic DNA:
- a CDS encoding SDR family NAD(P)-dependent oxidoreductase, whose product MVELSLADRPAIVTGASRGIGRQIATTFAAAGGDVAICSRSYEDVESIAAQITAQHDGRVVPVECDVTNADEVANLVETTIEEFGDLRVLVNNAGGSVESADLLHRCDEETYEWLLELNLKGPYLLAREVLPAMIAAGGGSMIHVGSVNGLFGIGLAGYSEAKSGLLALSRNIATHYGQYGIRSNVLSAGTIETQNRKDEMENTEERTDETSARDRWLDQYPLGRFGRPEEVADTALFLATERAGFITGENIVVDGGLTVSLPTSFQNEIYQANDPPAER is encoded by the coding sequence ATGGTCGAGTTGTCTTTAGCTGACCGTCCGGCTATCGTTACCGGTGCATCACGAGGGATTGGCCGCCAGATCGCAACGACGTTCGCCGCTGCTGGCGGCGACGTGGCCATCTGCTCGCGGTCGTACGAGGACGTCGAATCGATCGCTGCACAGATCACGGCCCAACACGACGGGCGCGTTGTCCCCGTCGAATGTGACGTGACGAACGCTGACGAGGTTGCGAATCTGGTCGAGACCACGATCGAAGAGTTCGGCGATCTCCGTGTGCTCGTGAACAACGCCGGCGGCTCGGTCGAATCGGCGGATCTCCTCCATCGGTGCGACGAAGAGACGTATGAGTGGTTGCTCGAGCTCAACCTGAAGGGGCCGTATCTGCTTGCTCGGGAAGTGCTCCCCGCGATGATCGCTGCGGGGGGCGGTTCGATGATTCATGTGGGGTCAGTCAACGGCTTATTCGGCATCGGTCTTGCAGGCTACTCCGAGGCGAAGAGCGGACTGCTTGCCCTCTCACGGAATATTGCGACCCACTACGGCCAGTATGGCATCCGGTCGAACGTCCTCTCCGCCGGGACGATCGAAACACAGAATCGCAAGGATGAGATGGAGAACACCGAAGAACGAACGGACGAGACCAGCGCTCGCGATCGCTGGCTCGACCAGTATCCGTTAGGTCGGTTCGGTCGCCCGGAGGAGGTCGCAGATACCGCCCTCTTTCTCGCCACGGAGCGGGCCGGCTTCATCACGGGTGAAAATATCGTCGTCGATGGTGGCCTCACGGTTAGCCTGCCGACCTCGTTCCAAAATGAAATTTATCAAGCAAATGATCCGCCCGCCGAGCGATGA
- a CDS encoding amphi-Trp domain-containing protein: protein MGNDDEESKTEAESADDETEREGEQVMSRADGARILREVADGVENGTIDIEGDNGFTVAVPEHFELEVEYEVTDDEAELEVELEWRMEDGEPVSADE from the coding sequence ATGGGAAACGACGACGAAGAATCCAAGACCGAAGCGGAATCAGCAGACGATGAGACGGAACGTGAAGGTGAGCAAGTGATGAGTCGGGCAGACGGTGCGAGGATCCTCCGCGAAGTCGCCGATGGTGTGGAGAACGGGACAATCGACATCGAAGGAGACAACGGTTTCACAGTCGCGGTTCCAGAGCACTTCGAACTGGAAGTCGAGTACGAGGTTACCGACGACGAGGCTGAGTTAGAAGTCGAACTCGAATGGCGGATGGAAGACGGCGAACCGGTCTCAGCGGACGAATGA
- a CDS encoding carbohydrate ABC transporter permease, with translation MTMAGHDQAGLRKVRIYGVLIALLGLMMFPFYAMFSSTLKSESEIFSSPATLVPTDPSIGAYVSVWTQTDVVLWIANSFLISIGTVVLTLLLAIPAAYSCARNEFVGKRVFLLGVLVVQMFAPVVLIVGLFDVITSFGLFNSYLAVIIPAAAFTLPFNVWMLYGYFKTIPVSLEEAARIDGASQLQILTKVVLPLTKPALVASITYTFLYAWNRLLFVLTFLTDASKYNIPRGVFSMVGALQTDWRMMLTVSVIGILPLLILFAFLEEYIVSGMTAGAVKE, from the coding sequence ATGACGATGGCTGGCCACGACCAAGCGGGACTCCGGAAAGTCCGCATCTACGGCGTCCTCATTGCCTTGCTCGGGTTGATGATGTTCCCGTTCTACGCCATGTTCTCGAGTACACTCAAGTCGGAGTCGGAGATCTTCTCCAGCCCGGCAACACTCGTGCCGACGGACCCCTCGATTGGAGCATACGTCTCGGTTTGGACGCAGACGGACGTGGTGCTGTGGATCGCGAACAGTTTCCTCATCTCGATCGGCACGGTCGTGTTGACGCTGCTGCTCGCGATTCCGGCCGCCTACTCGTGCGCACGCAACGAGTTCGTCGGCAAGCGGGTCTTCCTCCTTGGGGTACTGGTTGTGCAGATGTTCGCACCCGTGGTGCTGATCGTCGGATTATTCGACGTGATTACGAGTTTCGGGCTGTTCAACAGTTATCTGGCGGTTATCATCCCGGCAGCAGCGTTTACGCTCCCATTCAACGTGTGGATGTTGTACGGTTACTTCAAGACGATACCTGTCTCACTGGAGGAGGCGGCCCGCATCGACGGCGCCTCGCAGCTGCAGATCCTCACGAAGGTCGTGTTGCCGCTCACGAAACCGGCACTGGTGGCCAGCATCACGTACACGTTCCTCTACGCGTGGAACCGACTCCTGTTCGTCTTGACCTTCCTGACGGATGCGTCGAAGTATAACATCCCGCGTGGCGTGTTCTCGATGGTTGGGGCACTCCAGACTGACTGGCGGATGATGCTGACTGTCTCAGTCATCGGGATTCTGCCGCTCTTGATACTGTTTGCCTTCCTCGAGGAATACATCGTGAGCGGGATGACCGCCGGCGCCGTCAAAGAGTAA
- a CDS encoding Gfo/Idh/MocA family protein, with the protein MNRRNYLKGVAGAASIVTVSHTGAAQEWSDGHLRDGKELPNETPPRKGESVIGLTDQIDTVNAGIIGLGNRGSSMTQLIDAMYPEKGEIRAICDIREEAVKSMYSWIDEEGENDTENVATYSGSKNSWKKLVQRDDLDLVFVFTHHQAHTPMAEYAMKKGKHVAVEVPAATSIKECWTLVETAEQTQQQCMMLENVCYFDEELWITNMVQEGVFGDQLNYASGGYIHNLVSHYFFQAYWNDWRAKNHLQYKGDLYPTHGLGPIAFYMGLNRGDQMEYIASQESPESRLTQRAQELPEDHWAHGIDDWANGDTTRSEIITNQGRQIHLQFDVKTNRGYSRKNELAGSEAYHEGFPSQLALNSEGHGFVDDETYDDYYEEYRHPLWKEMEEIAEEYGGHGGGDFLEIYRLFDAFNEGRPLDMDVYDAAAWSAVRPLSAISIEHGGKPVKFPDFTRGAWKEDRELQVMDFDTI; encoded by the coding sequence ATGAATCGACGCAACTATCTGAAAGGAGTCGCAGGCGCTGCTAGTATCGTTACCGTGTCACACACGGGTGCTGCACAGGAATGGAGCGACGGTCACCTGCGGGACGGCAAAGAGTTGCCGAATGAGACACCGCCGCGAAAAGGGGAGTCGGTAATCGGGCTCACCGACCAGATCGATACAGTCAACGCGGGGATCATCGGACTCGGGAACAGAGGCTCCTCGATGACGCAGCTCATCGATGCGATGTACCCGGAGAAGGGCGAAATCCGGGCCATCTGTGACATCCGCGAAGAGGCCGTCAAGAGCATGTATTCCTGGATCGACGAGGAAGGAGAGAACGACACCGAGAACGTGGCTACATACTCGGGATCGAAAAACAGCTGGAAGAAGCTGGTACAGCGCGATGATCTCGACCTCGTCTTCGTATTTACGCACCATCAGGCCCATACGCCGATGGCGGAGTATGCTATGAAGAAGGGAAAGCACGTGGCTGTCGAAGTGCCTGCGGCGACATCGATCAAGGAGTGTTGGACCCTCGTTGAGACCGCTGAGCAGACCCAGCAGCAGTGTATGATGCTGGAGAACGTCTGTTACTTCGACGAGGAGCTGTGGATTACCAATATGGTTCAGGAAGGCGTGTTCGGTGACCAGTTGAACTACGCCTCTGGGGGATATATTCACAACCTGGTGTCCCACTACTTCTTCCAGGCGTACTGGAACGACTGGCGGGCGAAGAATCACCTCCAGTACAAGGGCGATCTGTACCCGACTCATGGGCTAGGCCCCATTGCGTTCTATATGGGACTCAACCGTGGCGATCAAATGGAGTACATTGCGAGCCAGGAGAGTCCGGAGAGCAGGCTGACCCAGCGGGCGCAGGAACTCCCCGAGGACCACTGGGCTCACGGCATCGATGACTGGGCCAACGGCGACACGACGCGATCGGAGATCATAACGAATCAGGGGCGCCAGATCCACCTCCAGTTCGACGTCAAGACCAACCGCGGCTACAGTCGCAAGAACGAACTCGCGGGGTCAGAAGCCTACCACGAAGGCTTCCCGAGCCAGCTGGCCCTCAACAGCGAAGGCCATGGGTTCGTCGACGACGAGACCTACGATGACTACTATGAGGAGTACCGCCATCCGCTCTGGAAAGAGATGGAAGAGATTGCCGAGGAGTACGGTGGTCATGGCGGCGGCGACTTCCTCGAGATCTACCGCTTGTTCGACGCGTTCAACGAGGGGCGCCCCCTCGATATGGACGTCTACGACGCCGCTGCGTGGAGCGCAGTCCGGCCGTTGTCCGCGATCTCGATCGAACACGGCGGCAAACCGGTGAAGTTCCCTGACTTCACTCGTGGCGCGTGGAAAGAGGACCGCGAACTGCAGGTCATGGACTTCGATACGATTTGA
- a CDS encoding carbohydrate ABC transporter permease, whose protein sequence is MSIAEEYTETPADSRLKRSLTYLWQRRRAYLLIAPVTLFLCSVIAYPIFETFRLSLYESPADSNIETYVGLQHYVEIFNSDIFYQLLSQTGRWVVVGVAGKALLGLLIAVHLNQDIRGRKFFRTAFLIPWGIPYAISAVVFRWIEHPQYGYLNAVLLELGIIDQGIGILGNPNIAWIGVVVADIWIGTPFMAIIFLAGLQSIPQELYEAAAIDGAEKWQQFRYITLPQLKPVILIATLLSTIWTFVSFDTIWTMTGGGPINTTSTLVIWIYQVGLKNGNLGEGAAYSVLGFVFLFVFAIIYLRIYTSGGEEL, encoded by the coding sequence ATGAGTATTGCAGAAGAATACACAGAGACCCCAGCCGATTCACGGCTCAAGCGGAGCCTGACGTATCTCTGGCAGCGGAGACGTGCGTACTTGCTCATCGCACCGGTGACGCTGTTCCTGTGCAGTGTTATTGCCTATCCGATCTTCGAGACGTTCAGGCTGTCGCTGTACGAATCGCCGGCTGATTCGAACATTGAAACGTACGTCGGATTACAGCACTACGTAGAAATCTTCAACAGTGATATCTTCTACCAGCTGCTCTCGCAGACTGGTCGCTGGGTTGTTGTCGGCGTTGCCGGGAAGGCCCTCCTTGGCTTACTGATCGCAGTCCATCTCAATCAGGATATCCGCGGTCGGAAGTTCTTCCGGACGGCGTTCCTGATCCCATGGGGGATCCCGTACGCGATCTCTGCGGTTGTGTTTCGATGGATCGAACACCCCCAATACGGCTACCTCAACGCCGTTTTACTGGAGTTGGGGATCATCGACCAAGGGATCGGAATCCTCGGCAATCCGAATATCGCCTGGATCGGCGTCGTCGTCGCCGATATCTGGATCGGCACACCGTTTATGGCGATCATTTTCTTGGCCGGTCTCCAGTCGATTCCACAGGAATTGTACGAAGCGGCGGCGATCGATGGCGCCGAGAAGTGGCAACAGTTCCGCTACATTACGCTCCCACAGCTGAAGCCAGTCATTCTGATCGCAACACTGCTCTCGACGATTTGGACCTTCGTTAGCTTCGATACGATCTGGACCATGACTGGCGGTGGCCCGATCAACACGACATCCACGCTTGTCATCTGGATCTACCAGGTCGGCCTTAAGAACGGCAATCTCGGCGAGGGAGCCGCGTACAGCGTGCTTGGCTTCGTGTTCCTGTTCGTGTTCGCCATCATCTACCTGCGAATCTACACGTCCGGTGGTGAAGAACTATGA
- a CDS encoding PQQ-binding-like beta-propeller repeat protein, with protein sequence MYLKNRISTEPRLAIIVANEDLWSIDWNVGAMRPPHGRSRTTDPTGDGATTPSSPATVRGTTRRRMLLTAGAGIASIAGVRSTQATQTTGCDERWHFETGEHVHSSPTVVDGTVFVGSGDNNLYAVDAETGDEQWHFETDGPVGHVRSSPTVVDGTVFVGSYDDNLYAVDAETGDEQWHFETGASISSSPTVVDGTVFVGSSDHNLYAVDAETGDEQWHFETGARILSSPMVVGGTVFVGSNDNHLYAVEAETGNEQWHFETGGDIPSSPTVAEETVFVGSMDNNLYAVDVATGDEQWRFETGDEVFSSPTVVDGTAFVGSEDYNLYAVDAKTGEKRWRFETSDHVVSSPTVADSTVFVGSLDNHLYAVGAATGDEQWRFRTGDPVFSSPTVVDGTVFVGSWDNNLYAVETGVAGSRVCHGQYTTPSADDSMWGVADEVPGFGVPGALTALGGVAYLLNRRRTDE encoded by the coding sequence TTGTATCTGAAGAATAGGATCTCAACAGAGCCGCGCCTCGCTATTATCGTCGCTAACGAAGACTTATGGTCAATCGATTGGAACGTAGGGGCGATGCGACCACCCCATGGGAGATCACGCACCACCGACCCGACCGGAGACGGTGCGACGACCCCCTCGTCGCCTGCGACTGTGCGAGGGACGACCCGACGGCGCATGCTGCTGACCGCGGGCGCCGGCATCGCGTCGATCGCCGGTGTCCGCTCGACGCAGGCGACACAGACCACCGGATGTGACGAACGGTGGCACTTCGAAACCGGTGAACACGTTCACTCGTCACCGACGGTCGTCGACGGCACCGTCTTCGTCGGGAGTGGGGACAATAACCTGTACGCGGTGGACGCCGAAACGGGTGACGAACAGTGGCACTTCGAAACTGATGGCCCCGTCGGCCACGTCCGATCGTCACCGACGGTCGTTGACGGTACCGTCTTCGTCGGGAGTTATGACGACAACCTGTACGCAGTGGATGCCGAGACGGGCGACGAACAGTGGCATTTCGAAACCGGCGCCAGTATAAGCTCGTCGCCAACGGTCGTCGACGGTACCGTCTTCGTCGGGAGTTCTGACCACAACCTGTACGCAGTGGATGCCGAGACTGGTGACGAACAGTGGCATTTCGAAACCGGTGCCAGGATACTCTCGTCGCCGATGGTGGTCGGCGGCACTGTCTTCGTTGGGAGTAATGACAACCACCTCTACGCAGTGGAGGCGGAGACGGGCAACGAACAGTGGCACTTCGAAACCGGTGGCGATATTCCCTCCTCGCCGACAGTGGCCGAGGAAACCGTCTTCGTTGGGAGTATGGATAACAACTTGTACGCAGTGGACGTCGCAACGGGTGACGAGCAGTGGCGCTTCGAAACCGGTGACGAGGTCTTCTCGTCGCCGACGGTGGTTGATGGGACCGCCTTCGTCGGGAGTGAGGACTACAACCTGTACGCAGTGGACGCCAAGACGGGTGAGAAACGGTGGCGCTTCGAAACCAGTGACCACGTTGTCTCGTCACCGACGGTGGCCGACAGCACGGTCTTCGTCGGGAGTCTGGACAACCACCTCTACGCAGTGGGCGCCGCAACGGGCGACGAGCAGTGGCGATTCAGAACCGGTGACCCGGTCTTCTCGTCGCCGACGGTGGTTGACGGCACTGTTTTCGTCGGAAGCTGGGACAATAACCTGTACGCAGTCGAGACAGGGGTCGCCGGATCGCGCGTTTGCCATGGGCAGTACACCACTCCGAGCGCTGACGACAGTATGTGGGGGGTTGCCGATGAGGTGCCGGGCTTCGGTGTTCCGGGTGCACTCACCGCCCTCGGCGGCGTGGCCTACCTGCTGAACCGGCGACGTACCGACGAGTGA
- a CDS encoding beta-N-acetylhexosaminidase produces MSNTGMGRRRALQTIGGIGTLSFGIGSAAAQGSGSSDTRRVENIVPIPVETEVTSAGYEITDETAIYVGETPATDVAKYLANFFRTPTGYELPIRKRPPRGSTGGISLRLAGASDEVGEEGYRLQVNPSGVTIRANAPAGLFAGVQTLRQLLPPAVEADSVRAADWTVPGVQIRDYPRFAYRGAHLDVARHFFDVDDVKQYIDYLAQYKANHLHLHLTDDQGWRIEIESWPKLTEIGGSTEVGGGEGGFYTQDEYREIVEYAHERFITVVPEIDMPGHTNAALASYAELNCDGEREDLYTGTQVGFSSLCVDKEITYEFVDDVIREVAELTPGPYIHIGGDEAYVITDEEYNYFMERAIDIVRDHGKRPLGWHQILGPDPETDVIPQYWYPGSEAPEVAEAAQKGNEIIASPASRAYLDMKYHEDTELGLDWAGLTSVREAYDWDPGTFIEGVNESSIMGPETALWAETLETLDDIEFMLFPRFPAIAELGWSPDTKTDDWESFRERLATQGPRWDIQDINYYGSSQLPWP; encoded by the coding sequence ATGTCAAATACTGGCATGGGACGACGCAGAGCCCTGCAAACGATTGGTGGCATCGGCACCCTCTCATTCGGGATTGGATCCGCTGCAGCACAAGGATCCGGGAGCAGTGACACACGTCGTGTGGAGAATATTGTGCCTATACCGGTCGAAACTGAAGTGACAAGCGCTGGTTACGAGATTACCGACGAGACGGCGATCTACGTCGGTGAGACGCCAGCGACGGATGTTGCGAAATATCTGGCCAACTTCTTCCGGACACCGACAGGTTACGAACTTCCTATCCGCAAGCGGCCACCTCGAGGGTCGACCGGCGGCATCTCGTTGCGACTCGCCGGCGCGTCTGATGAGGTCGGTGAGGAGGGGTATCGCTTGCAGGTCAACCCCAGCGGGGTGACGATTCGTGCCAACGCGCCAGCCGGGCTGTTCGCCGGTGTACAGACACTCCGTCAACTCCTGCCGCCCGCAGTTGAGGCTGACTCGGTACGGGCAGCCGACTGGACCGTACCCGGCGTCCAGATTCGGGATTATCCACGGTTCGCCTACCGGGGTGCACACTTGGATGTTGCACGGCACTTCTTCGATGTCGATGACGTCAAACAGTACATCGATTATCTCGCCCAGTATAAGGCGAACCACCTGCATCTACATCTCACTGACGATCAGGGCTGGCGCATTGAGATCGAGAGTTGGCCGAAACTCACCGAGATCGGCGGCTCCACAGAGGTCGGCGGCGGTGAGGGTGGCTTCTACACCCAAGACGAGTACCGCGAAATCGTTGAGTACGCACACGAACGATTTATTACCGTTGTCCCGGAGATCGACATGCCGGGGCATACCAATGCGGCGCTGGCCTCGTACGCTGAACTCAACTGCGATGGCGAGCGGGAAGATCTCTACACTGGCACGCAGGTTGGATTCAGTTCACTGTGTGTTGACAAGGAGATCACCTATGAGTTCGTTGATGATGTGATCCGCGAGGTGGCAGAACTCACACCCGGACCGTACATCCATATTGGCGGCGACGAAGCCTACGTCATCACCGATGAAGAATATAACTACTTCATGGAACGAGCAATCGACATTGTCCGAGACCATGGAAAACGTCCCCTGGGCTGGCACCAGATCCTCGGGCCTGATCCGGAAACCGACGTGATTCCCCAGTACTGGTATCCGGGGAGCGAGGCCCCAGAAGTCGCCGAGGCCGCACAGAAGGGGAATGAAATCATCGCTTCCCCCGCGAGCCGTGCCTACCTCGATATGAAATACCACGAGGACACCGAACTCGGTCTCGACTGGGCAGGGCTCACATCTGTGAGAGAGGCCTACGACTGGGATCCTGGGACGTTCATCGAAGGAGTTAACGAGTCATCAATTATGGGTCCTGAGACGGCACTTTGGGCCGAGACCCTAGAGACGCTGGACGACATCGAGTTCATGCTGTTCCCCAGGTTCCCTGCTATCGCCGAACTTGGATGGTCACCTGATACCAAAACTGACGACTGGGAGTCGTTCCGCGAACGGTTGGCTACTCAAGGTCCACGCTGGGATATCCAAGATATCAACTATTACGGATCGTCACAGCTTCCCTGGCCATAA
- a CDS encoding mandelate racemase/muconate lactonizing enzyme family protein, which yields MEITDVTATTVDVPLIELDETLGIGPYVTNHGQVESMERVLVRVETDAGIAGWGEMRTFLSAEATESVLEDGIGPLIEGQSPFEVERLRRQVFIEYTNIELFFAAVETACWDIVGKALNKPVCELLGGATAPEQTEAMNADAADAESRPDREVEFAFCLGILSPEESRRKACEALEAGFSVLKTKAGRDWQQDVARIEAMHDEVDGQLEFRLDPNQGWTLDEAVRVGAALEDSGIYLQYMEQPIRVNNHTSLATLRQRLRQPIAPNEDTYIPNNLRSLITTGAMDVAVLDLTPAGGIAGLRQQAAIVEDAGVPYTHHCAFDLGIRTAAILHAVHGLPGFSLPPDTTYYAWEEDILTDPFELADGRMTVPDAPGLGVDIDLDTIEKFQV from the coding sequence ATGGAGATCACAGACGTGACTGCGACGACCGTCGACGTACCGCTGATCGAGTTGGACGAGACGCTCGGCATCGGGCCGTATGTGACCAACCACGGCCAGGTCGAGTCGATGGAACGCGTGCTCGTCCGCGTCGAGACGGATGCGGGCATCGCTGGCTGGGGGGAAATGCGGACCTTTCTCTCGGCCGAAGCGACGGAATCCGTCCTCGAGGACGGCATTGGGCCACTGATCGAGGGCCAGTCGCCGTTCGAGGTCGAACGGCTCCGCCGACAGGTGTTCATCGAGTACACCAATATCGAACTGTTTTTCGCCGCTGTCGAGACGGCCTGCTGGGATATCGTTGGGAAAGCACTGAACAAGCCCGTGTGCGAGCTGCTCGGTGGCGCGACCGCGCCCGAGCAGACGGAAGCGATGAATGCCGACGCGGCTGACGCGGAGTCCCGACCCGATCGTGAGGTGGAGTTCGCGTTCTGTCTCGGGATCCTCTCGCCCGAGGAGTCGCGCCGCAAAGCATGCGAAGCGCTCGAGGCTGGCTTCTCGGTGCTCAAGACGAAAGCCGGCCGCGACTGGCAGCAAGACGTCGCCCGCATTGAGGCGATGCACGACGAGGTTGATGGGCAACTCGAGTTCCGGCTCGATCCCAACCAAGGATGGACGCTCGATGAAGCCGTTCGCGTCGGCGCTGCGCTCGAAGATTCGGGCATCTATCTCCAGTATATGGAGCAGCCGATTCGTGTCAACAACCACACCTCCCTCGCAACGCTTCGCCAGCGGTTACGACAACCCATCGCGCCAAACGAGGATACCTACATCCCGAACAACCTCCGGTCGCTCATCACGACCGGAGCGATGGACGTCGCTGTCCTGGATCTCACCCCGGCGGGCGGCATCGCTGGCCTCCGCCAGCAGGCGGCCATCGTCGAGGACGCCGGCGTCCCATATACACATCACTGCGCGTTCGACCTCGGGATTCGAACGGCCGCGATCCTCCATGCTGTCCACGGGCTTCCGGGCTTTTCGCTCCCGCCGGATACGACCTACTACGCGTGGGAGGAGGATATCCTCACGGACCCGTTCGAACTCGCCGACGGCCGGATGACCGTCCCGGATGCGCCTGGACTTGGCGTCGACATCGATCTAGACACGATCGAGAAGTTCCAGGTGTAA
- a CDS encoding carbohydrate-binding family 9-like protein → MKRCRISRVDEPVPLTGKVTDTPWEAADPVRIHEYPWGVPGPKRSTVVRSVYDEDALYLQYRADDAIIRAETVELNGPVWEDSCVEFFATIDPQRRPHYINFEVNCIGAFRLGFGPNRHTRELITADQAASIRVASSLDERLAANSADDNQWWVAVALPFETLATVTGSSISPSEGTVWQGNFHRLGPCETSFFATWCPVNTPEPDFHQSSAFGQLVFK, encoded by the coding sequence ATGAAACGCTGTCGGATCAGTCGGGTCGATGAGCCGGTCCCCCTTACAGGGAAAGTAACGGACACGCCGTGGGAAGCCGCAGATCCAGTTCGGATACATGAATATCCATGGGGCGTTCCGGGCCCGAAGCGGTCGACAGTTGTCCGATCGGTATACGATGAGGACGCGCTGTACCTGCAGTATCGCGCGGACGACGCGATCATCCGTGCAGAGACAGTAGAACTCAACGGGCCAGTCTGGGAAGACAGCTGTGTCGAATTTTTTGCGACAATCGACCCCCAGCGTAGACCGCACTACATCAACTTCGAAGTCAACTGTATCGGAGCATTCCGGCTCGGATTCGGCCCAAATCGGCACACCCGGGAACTGATCACCGCTGACCAAGCAGCGTCGATTCGGGTCGCATCCTCCCTCGACGAACGTTTAGCGGCGAACTCCGCGGATGACAACCAGTGGTGGGTTGCCGTCGCGCTTCCGTTCGAGACGCTCGCAACCGTCACCGGGAGTTCGATCTCGCCGAGCGAAGGGACAGTCTGGCAAGGGAATTTTCATCGGCTCGGGCCATGTGAGACCTCGTTCTTCGCCACATGGTGCCCGGTCAATACACCCGAACCGGATTTCCACCAGTCATCGGCGTTCGGCCAACTCGTCTTCAAGTAA
- a CDS encoding RidA family protein yields MEEIVTDDAPDAIGPYSQGIKDGNRIYVSGQGPVDPETGEVVSEDISEQTEQTLENIAAILEAGGASLDDVLKANVYVTDMDDYDDVNEVYAEYMTDPYPARAAVEVSRLPIEIGVEIEVTARVE; encoded by the coding sequence ATGGAAGAGATCGTTACTGATGACGCTCCCGATGCGATCGGACCGTACTCACAAGGGATCAAAGATGGGAACCGGATCTATGTGTCCGGACAGGGACCGGTTGATCCCGAGACCGGGGAAGTCGTCTCAGAGGATATCAGTGAACAGACCGAACAGACGCTCGAGAACATCGCAGCGATCCTGGAAGCCGGCGGCGCGTCCCTCGATGATGTCCTGAAGGCAAACGTATACGTTACCGATATGGATGACTATGACGACGTAAACGAGGTGTACGCGGAGTACATGACCGACCCGTATCCGGCACGAGCGGCCGTGGAAGTCTCAAGACTTCCAATTGAGATCGGCGTCGAGATCGAAGTCACTGCACGCGTCGAGTAG
- a CDS encoding DUF5789 family protein: protein MSDRSREQGVDLGDLHEKLETHEYPASKEDLLEAYRDHELEFGNGRATFADLLEPLNQGIYDSEMEVKQTIMNMVGDEAIGRKNYSDRTPPAPGEDRQDEGAPDQEGLRHQESF from the coding sequence ATGAGCGACCGCAGCCGCGAGCAAGGCGTCGATCTGGGCGACCTCCATGAGAAGCTCGAAACTCACGAGTACCCGGCGAGCAAGGAGGACCTGCTCGAGGCCTACAGGGATCACGAACTCGAGTTCGGCAACGGACGGGCGACGTTCGCCGACCTCCTCGAACCGCTCAATCAGGGCATCTACGACTCCGAGATGGAGGTCAAACAGACGATCATGAACATGGTCGGCGACGAGGCGATCGGACGCAAGAACTACAGCGACCGAACGCCGCCCGCCCCCGGCGAGGACCGCCAGGACGAAGGTGCACCCGATCAGGAGGGTCTGCGCCACCAAGAGTCGTTCTAA